The window GATAATGACATTCGATTTTTCACATTTCTATGATATCTCTTTGCAAAGGGTcgatttttctatattattgtagAGTTTCATACCAAATAAAAATGAATTAGTAATAAACGATTGTGCAAATAAACTATCACTGTTTTATCAAAACATAAATTCGAGATCTCACAAACAAATAACTAAATGAAGTGTAAACTCGAGGCCTCACAAatataactaaataaaatattttattggcATTATTAAGATGATTTTTTTACCATTCCTTAGAGGTCAACCATTAtgtgtaaatattttttaaaattttataaatattatttttaaagatgATTTTGCTTTTAGCCATGCCAACACATCCATCCGACCCTTGGACACTTGTGTGCACGAGCCTTCAACCTTTGCTCGTCGCCCTCGTCCGTACTCACTCACCTTCATCTTTAGTCATGTCTGCAAAGTACCTCTAGTCATATTCTCCAAGTGCATTTGCCCTACACTAGTGCCCTTGCCTCTCCTCCCCTCTTTCTCTATCATCGTTGTTGTCTTCACCCACTCGCCCTCGTTGTCCTCATAGGTAACTCCATCTATCAAGGTTGATGACGAGGACTAGAGACAACAAGCAAAGAGTAGGAGGCTCATGCACCATCATTTTCTCTCATAATCTCTTCTGTCAAGATGATGACGAGGACGATGAGGATGACAAGACAAAGATGATGAGCGATGGAGTAGTAGAACAAAAGTGACGACCAACAtgggataaaattattttttaggaaAAAATATATTCTATAGAAATTCTAGAAAAAAATGGGCTCTAACAGTAAACTTCTCAAGTGGTTTTTTtggaaaaactatatatatatatatatatatatttcatgtgCGGCAGCCGCCGAGCTGTCCATACCCCGCTACTTTTATATTGTATACGAAGAAGAACACGCAGTCGCTCTCACAACCACACACGCAAATCCACTGCAATCTGAATCGACGATGCTGGTGTAGTAGTATTCTCTTTGATCCTTATAGTACTTCGCCGTCATATAATTTCGCATCCTTCCAATCCGCTACCAATGACATCTCCACTCATACATTGCGAGAATCTCGCCAAATTTCCACAAGAAACTGCAGAATAAATCCGTCTTCCCTTATGATGCTTGCTTGAGACACAACGCTGTTACATGTCTCGAGGTACGTAGGCCTTCTCCTCTCCGACTTGGTCCTGGTCTTGGATTTCTGTTCTCTACAAAAGGTCAAGTCTTTAATGAATGTCTCCGTGGAACTAGGGGACAAGATGGAAGTTTTTCCCCATTCTTGTTGCACGGTGCTTCATTTCGTTTCTTTGAGTTGCAAATTGTGCCCTGTTTCTGTTTGATCAAATGACTCTTACAGCAACATGCATTGCTTGACTGGTTTCCGTGGGTTTTCTTTTGGTGTAGGCCGAAGATTTAATCAATTCTGCAACTTTAATTGCTGGGTCACGGTTGAAGCAAGCTCACCTCTGTGGTCGTTCAGGTAGCTCTACTGAGATTTGTTGTGAGCTAGAGACTTTACCTTTTTCTCCTGAAATGTAGCTTCTGAAAGTGGAGGACATTGCCTTCTTTACCAATGCCTAATCTACGGGATTTGCTCAATTGTGCAGACTCTGTTGTTCATGCTAATTTAGTATACACGTTTTGTTTGCAGTTGTTGGTGTCCCTAGTTGTTTCTGGAGTCGTCAAACCTGTCCAGAGATTAATCTGATTTGATTCAGCTACCCATTACTCATCAAGATGGCTTCTGCTTAAGGTCCTAATAATGGCATGTTCTCATGGATGTGCAAAAAATGATAAATCTTCAAGCAGATATCGGTGGGCTCCTCTGGATGTTCAATCTCATGTGCCGAATAAAATTTCTCATCAGAAAGATGCCTCCAGAGCTCGTGCAAAGGGCAATGCCCGATCTGAGACCAAATCTCCCATCCAACAAGTACGTACATCTGAGTTAATATCAGCTGTTGCTGGAATCTGGGATTACGTTGCAGATCCAGCAGTTTTCTACAGTGATGAAAGCTTGAAATATCATAACATTCATCAGAAAGAGAATATCATATGCTATGTGGACAGGCAAAGAAATCATAAACCAGCAACTGCAAAAAGTGAAAGCTTTTGCTATGGACCCAAATCTTTAAGCTCTTCATCATCTGCAGTAAGCTCAAATTTTGAGGAATTAAAATGGATTAAGAAACAATTACTGCTTCCTGCATGTAATAGATATGTAGGTCATTCTTTCATTTCGAAACATGTCTGGTTAAGTGGTTTTCATCCACATGTAGGAAATGATAAGATGTCATGGAGCATGACTCCTACTGTTAAAGCCAAATTATATGAAAGGATAAATGAGAACTCCGCTTTGGAGGATCTGAAAGATCTTACAGGTCACAGTTCTATTGGAAAAGGCAAGAAAACTCCAGTTCAAACATCCGCCAGTCAGGATAAAGGAAATTATGTTATTTCCGAATGTAATGATACTTCTTCTGATCATTCATTGAACACAGTCGAGAAAGATCTGCACATTCAAGGTTCTCATTGTTCAACATATTCACTTATGCCAATGACAATTAGAAAAGAAGCGGTTGTTGGATTGAGAAACTATGATTCTAACCTTCATTTGGGCTACAACTTTGATTTCCTAACTTCGACTGATTGCACATGCGGACAATGTCAACAAGCTATCAGAGTTGTCTCTTCTTCACTTACTGAGGTTTCAGAAGTCCTTTCTAACCCCAGTGATCATAACATTCACAGGAATGATAAAAGCTTTCCTCGGGAACTTTTATGTGAACAACAGTATACACTGAACGATTGGATCACAGTACAAGATAAACTCAAAAAGGTATTTTCCAAGAACAGACATGCAATTGCAGGAGCATTGGCTGGAATCATGGTTAGCCTTTGTCTTCATCCTGTTGACACAGTTAAAACTATCATTCAGGCTGATGGCATGGTTCAAAAGTCGGCCTATTGCACACTCAAAAGAATCATATCAGAAAAAGGTAATGTTAATAGCCAAAATTTTGGTCATTCTGTGCAATTGGGCTCAAAATATCAAATATCTAACATTTGTTGTATCCTCTGCATGTCTTACGTTCTATGGGTTTGAGGATTGTAGATAGAATCTTCCTGAAACTGCTTGTAGACTTTCCCTACAGGTTTATCAGGGCTATACCGTGGGATAGCTGCCAATATTGCTTCCTCGGCCCCAATTTCTGCCATTTATACCTTCACATACGAATCAGTTAAGGGAACTCTTCTGCCTATTCTGCCAAAGGTGACCCTTATTTTTCTTTTGCTAACTGTTACATTTTCTTAATTTTTACACATAATGGTTATTTGTTTCTATACTCTAACTGCTTATCCATATCCAGGAGTACCATTCTTTTGCTCACTGCATTGCAGGTGGCTGCTCGAGTATAGCTACTTCTTTTGTCTTTACTCCCAGTGAACGTATAAAGCAACAGATGCAAGTGGGTTCACAGTATCAAAATTGCTGGTAATTTGTTTAGCCATATCCTACAGTTTTAAGTTGGGTAATGAAGAATTACCTTTACATGTTATCTTGACTCTTGGATTCTGTGTTTTAAAAGAGGTGTTATGAAGAATTAGTTTCCTTTATCTCTAGCCTCATTCTTTTCTAGCATGACAAAGATTACTAATGAAGCATTTACTTTTGAAGGTTAACCTGATTCAACATCTAATGGTGCAAGTTTGTCATTTGGCTGCTATTAAAGCAAGAATGCCATTCATGTTACCCAATAAAAAAGGTACATAGACTTTTTAAAGATTAAGgacaaaagaataaaagaaaaaaataatggtcATTCGGATTTTACATATGGTTCCAAACCTTATAGATTATATAGATTTAAGTAAATTAACCTTCATTGAATCTTCTAAGACACTGCTAAAATGGAACCAATTAATATGATGTTCATCAAGAATATCCAACTAGATCTGCTCATTTGTTTACTGAGACCCATTTCGTAGTTGGGTTCCCTTGTTTTTTCTTCATGCTAAAATTTTAAAGCTGAAACAATTCTAGATGATTAGGTTCCAGGCTTATTATGCTGGTATAATAAATTTTAGATCTGTAATACTCAAGCCTGCCATGAATTACTAAATGATATGTCCTGAAGGATGTGAAATATGGCCCTATATATCTTAGAACACACAACATAATGTATTAGTTGCACAGAGTTACAAAAAGGTTATTGTTTTGACTATCTACTTCTGAATCATATTTTGGATCCTTCTTCTTTTGTTACTTGTAAATCTTTTGTGTTTGAAACTTGGAAATTCCAAATAGAAACAACTGAAACATAATTTCTTTTTGATCAAAAATGGGTTATTGAGTTTGATAGGGGATGACAAGATAACATTCCAAAGATATTACGTCAGAATAAAAATTTGATCTCTGCCAGCAAATAAATCACAATTTTTCTTACAATTTGATCATTCCAGGAATTTATCTTCCATTAGTTGACCTTGTTAAAGCAAACGATGGTGTTTTAGCTTCAGAATTTTTATGTCCACAGGACCAAAGAGTCTGATATGTCTTATAGATTCATAATTCTAAGATTTTCTCTTTATCAAACTTCAACTAGAGATTGTTTTCACAGGAATGCCTTTGTTGGCTGCCTCGAGAAGGGTGGACTGCCTTCATTATATGCCGGGTGGAGGGCAGTTCTTTGTAGAAACATTCCACACTCCATTATCAAGGTGTGTTCTCCCATTCAGTTATCCTTGCAATTCAACTAGAAACATTAAAAAAGTTGATTGTTTTTTCTACTCAAATAACAAGTTCAGGCCTTAAAATTGCAGTTTTACACCTACGAAAGTTTGAAGCAGCTCTCTTCAAAGCCTGAAGGAGGTCTTAGCACATTGCAAACTGTTAGTTATATCACATTCCTTTTTCTAGCATTATACAATTACTTATGTAACTTACCTGTGGAACTAATAATAAGAGGCTTTACGAGTTTCAAACTTAATTTTATATTTCCCTAAAAACCTTCTGGAAGGCTTGTGTTATTTATTTGATCCAACACCAATGGAATTTATAACTTCTAAGCTGTCAGCATTGTCTAAAGTTAATTGATCTGAAGGGGTTTGAAAGAATGTTCGAACAAAGTAAGAGGGGAACTTGATTTTTAGGGTTTCTTACATGCTCCTAACCGACCAAAGAGAGCACTCTTATAAAAGCAACAAAAACATATTGCATAAATTTCGAATGATGAACACAACATTAAATATAACAAGTTTAGCTTAATTACTAATGAGGGATACCTATGGATGCCCTCGTTGCTCCAATACTAAGAAATACAAAAACAGGAAGTGTGAGTATCAATTTAGAATATAGGGAAAAAAAGGTTATGTGACTCATTGCACGTTTACTAAATATAGATTTGAGATTTTGACTAAGGATCTCAAACACATAATTGGATTCATGCTTCTTACATGAAAGGCGTGACGACCCAACCTAACCTATAGCAAGGTTTGTAATATTACCTGGTACTGTACAATACGGGTGAGTATTTCTCCGACTTACAACCTACCGGTATGTGGACCGGCATCAATTGGATAGTATATCTGGTGCAGGACTTGTACCATCTCGTACAAGGCCTATATTGAGttgtagcttctttttttttctcattttttaggTTTTCTTTTTCGAAAACTTGGTACACTGCCGCTCACTGACACTCGACACTCGACACTTGGTCTAATGGTAAAAATCGGTATGATGTTGATTTGAGCCCTGATTGGTACATTATAAGGACACAAAATTATGAACCTTGGCCTACGAAACTACAAGCCTGAGCAATTAACCATAAGCATAGAGGAATTTGCAGTtctacttattttttttatcaatacgaTTGCATCTACAGGTTTCGGCCAGGTAATaaaacatgatcttgatttatatttttGACACTCTCTCGTGTGTGGATGATAAAGGCTCAACCCAACACAATGGAATATTAGtcaaggatatatttttataaacgTAACCTGGTGAAGATTTGAAATTAGGATCTTTTGCTTCAACaccatctttaatttttttttactacccATTGCATTTGAATGCTTAAGCCAGTATATGAGACTcaatcttaatttataattttttatacttttaagttttaacacTACTGTTAGTCTGTACTTTTGACCAGGCTCCGTATCTAGAGCACAACTTCAATTGAAGTAGCACCTCTTTCATGCAAATCTCTACCGTGTATTCAAGTATTCttgtaatttgatgatttgagtcTATCTGACTGCTGGAACTTTGTCATCTTTACAGCTATTATGTGGGGGTCTTGCTGGATCTACTGCTGCTCTTTTTACGACACCCTTCGATGTGGTGAAGACAAAATTGCAGACGCAAGTGAGTTCTCCATGATAATTGATGTCGACCTTAGTCAAAAGATCATTTGCATGTATGATATGCTGAACTTAGAGAAATCTGCATGACGATTTTTGCACCTCTGATGCCTTATCTTCATTCAGGCTCCTGGAACTCTTCGGAAATATAATGGGGTTGGTCATGCGCTTCAAGAAATAGCTAGACAAGAAGGCTTGCGAGGCCTTTACAGGTAGAACGATGTGTGTTAATTCCCTAGTTCATGCTTGCTTGGTGCATGGAATTTTCTCCAAGTATATGGTACAAGTCATCCTTGCATATGGACCCTATTTTCTTGTCTGCTGCAAATGGCACGGTAGTGTTGGTGGTCTAGATATGCTTGATTGACATATTGGTTCTTCATTTAAATCTGATCAAGtttttcttctcatttttttAGGGGCTTGACTCCAAGATTAGCTATGTATGTCTCCCAAGGAGCTATATTCTTCGCATCATACGAGTTCCTCAAGGCAGTTTTTGCTTTGGAAGGTCCTCGATTACCTGCTCAGGTCATTCACGACGAACAAAGAGCCGACAATTCCACATAATTGATGAACAGACTGCAGATTTGAATCGGAATTCTTTGGCCCTTGGCTAGTTAAAGATCGTCCATCGATGGACTTGTTTCTGGGGAATTAAATCAGAGGCAGTCCTGATTGATCACCATCGAGCATGATGATGGTGATGGTGTGGAAGACAGGTCGCCAGGCCTCGTATCTGAAACCCGATGGTTTTAAAACCATCATCAAGCACTGGAATTGgtttttgtatgaaataaaatcAGAGGGAAACATTCTTTTGCTCTTAATAAGTATCAGCGGCTGTTGAACTTGTTCTTGGTCATCACCACAATTCCTTCGTTGCAAAGATAaatgttctttattattattatttgctttCGCTAGATCTCATTGTTTCCATCCATGCCTGCTTGCTAGATCCAAGCGATGCAGCAACATTTTCAATAGAGCATCACTTCCTGTTGCTCGTATCTATTCGTTACTAGTGTTGTTCCAGAGGCAATATGATATGTTCCATGTACACAGCTCCCTTTGGTTCCTCCTCTGTTGCTCTACCCATTTGTTTATCCTTCAAAGAACTGTGCTTCCTATCCAGACCTGAATGGTAACTATAACAGTTTAGAATGTTTATATGAAAGACGAATGATGAAAACATATTTTGATTTCAGGATCCTACACAGGTCTGATAAAAATAATCTGATATACCAGACGATACCATCTGATATAATCTAAAGAAAATAACAAAGGCAGCTGTGATGCTCATAAGTGCTCGAAAGTACATACACGCCGAGTCTTTCACATGCCTGGGAAACTACAAATTGGACTAGAACAAAACAAAATTACCATAGAAGAAATAATAATATCCAACAACATAGCAAATTATACAAGATTGGAACAGGGTGGCTTTCCCGTATATAACTCGTGGAACAAATTATATCACCTAAAGGTTTGAACATTTACCAGGGATGGTCACTCATCCCCTTGAAGGCACCTCGGTGGATCATGGCCCCTTGCAGCAGCACTTCAACCAGACTCCAGCTGTGGTCGGTTTAGAGTCTTGGCAAAATGGAGTAATCCACATGAGCTTAAATAAAACGGAGCTGCAGCAAGTTAGGCAGATCAGACTGATGGCATCAGCTATCATCTAAAAATGTTATACACCCATTAAAAAGAAAAAGGCCAAGCAAAATTTGAAACTAGGTCAATTCAAAGAAGGGTCCAAAGGGGCAACAAAAGCCATTTCCGTCATCTGGTAGAGGGCAAAGGCTCATACAATTGCAAGAAGCTCTCACATAAGCATTGTCACATCCATCAACTAGGCCACCTGCTTGCTTCCCCATGAGATGGTTTTGGCAAGCAGTGCAAGTATCGGCCAAGTTGGTCCTTCAACTCTTCTGGAAAAGGAGATACCCTTGCGTAGAATTTATGCAGAACAACTATCTCCTGTCCAATCCTGCAATAGATGAGGAAAAAGCAtccgcttgtcaaagaagctgacATTTATATCCAGAAAAGGTGGAAAACAAAAAACTTTCCTGCCAAAGAGAACTTTTAGGCACAACACTTGAAAGGAAATACCGATGCAAGTACCTTTTTCATAACACAAGTTCTTAGAAGCTCATATACACAAGAATTAATAATACTCAAATGTATCAATTTAAAAAGGATGAACCCAATGCATGAGGCTTTCATTGATATAGGTTTTAAGTGACGATCAATGCACCCGTCCTAGTTGGATTTGTGAACTACTTTCAAGTGCATTtcccatcatcaaaatccaaccaattTCTCTTCTCATGTATTGATAAATGTCTTACATTGGGTTACCACAGATCTCAAATGCTTAAGCTGCCAAGAAAGAGCCCAATTGATCTCTCTCACATGCAAGTTAGATTAGAATTGACACGTAAAATTAAACCCAACTAAATGCTGCAAGCCAATTAAAGGGAAGGACATTGTTGAAATATTAATTGAACATCAAGTTAAATAAAGAGGGACAGATACAGATTCAAATTCACAACTTACTAGGTatcatgaaaatgattttatattaaattaccaCAAACCCCAAAAGTTTAAGCCGTTAAGAAAGATATGGACCTATAAAACTTGGAAAATTATTTGGATGGGGCATAAATGGTTGCTCAATAACTTTCACTGTCTGTCTACACAACTTCTTGCAGAACCATCTTTACAAATTCAACTAAATATCTTCACTGTGTTTTTTTGTAACTGAACTTTTTGTGTGCTGTTAAGGGTGAGTCCTGCTTCCACAGTGACATTGCTCTTTAGAGACCTAGGAATCAGTGGTTCAAATCATGGAACCCTAGGGTCCTGCATAGTGCAAGTTTCATGCACTTTTAAACTCCTGTTCAATGATTTATTTTCTTCTATTTTCTAGGCAAACATGGTGAGAAGCTCAAGTTCTACCCATGCCTCAAATGATGGGCTAATTACAAATTACCCTATGTAATTAGATCTCCTTAGCATCCTAGTccctaaacttaaaaaatttacattggaatccctataattatgaaagtaaaacatctagGACCATTTACCCTAACGCCGTCAGTTTTACCAACGGAAACACGAAAACAATAGGTAAAAGGGTCATTTCAACGTTCTAGTTGGTGGTGGCGAACGACGTCGGTGGTGGCAAATGGTGATGTCATTGAGGGCCGCGAGTGACTATTATGGATGAGGAGAGCGGCCTTTTTGCCACTCGGTAATTGCATCAATGTCAACGTAGATGCAGAGCGACCCTCACCTCTCGCTGTCGCTTTTCTTATCCACAGCAGCCACCGGTGGCCCCTAGCGACGTCGTCATCCACTACCACCAACATCGTTCGTCATCACCATCTAGaacgttgaaattatctttttgcccattatttttatgttttcatcAATAAAACCGGTAATGTTTGGGTAAATGGAtatagatatttcactttcataactataaggagtccaatgtaaattttttaagtctagagaTTAGGATGCTAAGGAGGTCTAACTACTGCGGTAATTTACAATTAGCCCCTCAAATGATAACCTAGAACATAAACCAAAGCTTGTAAGGTTGGGACTAGGGTCAAATAAGAGGTCCCGGATTTGGGTACACTAGATAGAATCAAGGAATTGGGATCAGCCAAaaacatgatttgaaaattaaaaaaaggataaaaGGAAAAATATGCATCCACTAATATGTTGAATTTTAAGTTGTCTTTGGGAAAGAATGAAAAAGTAAACAttttcattttaatattttattttttattttgaaatgcAAGAGCTTAAATGTCACTAGACTGAGAGAGACGAGCTAGATGGTCCCTGCTGGTCGCTGAGCATGAAAGCATGATGGAGAGGAACCTTAACTTCAGGCTTTTCTCCCTTTTTCCCTTTCCATTAAGTCTCTAAGTTATAAGGTAATATAAAAGCAGGCTTTTCTGAAGAAATAAAAAGAATACAAAGATAAAAGAGAGCAAaatcaaaagtagaaaaactgAAAAATCATAGTTACGATAGCATGGCAGGTATGTCTGCCCTGCTACAACATAAGACAAACGAAGAAAAACAATCCCCTAATTACACATAACatgaagcacaaagaatttaacaaGACCTGTGAACTTCTTAAGTGAACCGTTAGAGTTCATCAAATTTGGAACGAGCCTTCTATCTTGTCCAAAAGACAAAATTTCTTGCATTCTTTCGGGCCAATCAGAATTTAGTCTCCTGGCAAAATCTTCCACTTCTCTGCATAAAACAAAACAGATAATAAGCTTTACACATCCTAAATGCACAAGCAACAATTGCTGAGACCTGTAAGTACCGTATAACTTATTAAAAAATACATCACCAAATAAATTAAGGATATGATTATTATACTTAAGCATCAAAAACTTTTAAAGAGATCACATCAGGTAAGATGCCATAGAAAAACACGGCAGACATCAGCAGAGAGTAACCTtttgaggaaaaagaaaaaaattgaaagcatAGGATAGTCATACAGCAGACTTTTCCCAcaagaaaatatcatattattgagTTTAATAAAATATGTCATTCTAAAGATGAGTCATAATTTGTGGAATTTTAACTTTACAGGTGTCATACAGCAGACTTTTCTCTCAGCCATAACTTTACAGGTCAAGGCTAAGAGAAAGGTGGAATTTTACATGTTTCATAGTTTGTATTATGTAGGGATCATCTCAGTCTGATACATCCAATCTAGGTTGGGAACTATAAAGTTAGCTCAACTTGTACATTGAATTACAACAAAAAAGAGATAAAAGGCGGCTGATAAAGACATCCCAAaagcttcttttttttattaGGTAATAGATGAGATAGAGAGAGACAGAGCATCACCACCTCAAATGTGCTTATGAAACCTCCTGGAAACCAAGTTTCAGGGACACGGATGCCAAAATCTCACTTGCAACCTAgttttataaaacaaaaatattactCCCAAGCCAGAAATGGAATTGTTATCCACGAATGTATATATAAAGATTGCCTATTTGGTCAAAACAACCAATGGAACAGAACCTAGGGCTTCAACTTTAGTATTTTTCAAATCTCCAAGTGACCAGAACTACAATGACAAGGAACCACTTTACCAGGTTGGGTTCCTGTCGACTCTTTCTGGGATAACCTAAGTTTGTAAAACCTAGAAAACCAGCTAAAATGGTCTTGATACATGAAGATGGATTTTAATACCAAGACAAGGTCAAGTAAACACTTGAAAATTTTTTATACCCACATCCTAATGACAATCTTTATaaatattcaaaaaaaattatccaCTTCTCAATGACCTTTTCAAGAAAATAACTAGCAATATGTTAAAACATTAACAATTTTGCAAGGGAAAAAGGAAAATATCTAAGGCACTCTCTTCTCAGCATTATAAATAATACCATTTTAATAAGAATAAGTATCTGACCATAAAAAGGCACAGATATAAATAAGCTTATACAAGGCAGTTTAGAATTAAATATCAAATTCATACTAAAAAATCACCAACATAACACAACAAAAAATATGGATCAATCAAATTATCTTCAGAAGTAAACCAAGAAACAAAATGTATAAATCAGTTTAACATAAACTAGTTTTCATAAACATAGCTTgttaaataaaataagaaatgaaaCATCAGCAATCATGCAAAAGGACAAACGGCACTAGCCTATCAAGTTCTTCCTTCACTGCAGGATCTAACTCATCATCAATATCACCATCTTCAAATTCACCATTTGATGCAAAAGCATCTTCATCGTTCTCCTGTGCTTCTGAACTTTGACTTGGACTCGGAGAAAATGTAGCTTCCTTCTGTAGTCCAAACATCAAAAAGAATAATAGATTAAAACTACTAAATGATAATTGTAAATCTCATCATCTAAAGAAAGCAAAGAAAACCAGTAACCTTCTTGTGCACTTTGGCAGGGTCATTTCTGGAAATATCTTTTGGAAGATCtttcttcttcctgttctttttcttattcttaaTAGCTTTAACTCCTTTAGAGTCTGCCAAAAATGAAAAGGTTATAAGACAGCATTTTTAACACTTGAtctgaagaagtcatcaacatcaCACTTCAAATGTTAACCTCAAACATGTTTTGCACAAGCAGAATGAAGTCAATTTCAGTAATTATTGAGACTTCAGGGGAGAAAGAAGCCACATAACAA of the Musa acuminata AAA Group cultivar baxijiao chromosome BXJ3-2, Cavendish_Baxijiao_AAA, whole genome shotgun sequence genome contains:
- the LOC103974761 gene encoding probable mitochondrial adenine nucleotide transporter BTL3 isoform X1, with the protein product MACSHGCAKNDKSSSRYRWAPLDVQSHVPNKISHQKDASRARAKGNARSETKSPIQQVRTSELISAVAGIWDYVADPAVFYSDESLKYHNIHQKENIICYVDRQRNHKPATAKSESFCYGPKSLSSSSSAVSSNFEELKWIKKQLLLPACNRYVGHSFISKHVWLSGFHPHVGNDKMSWSMTPTVKAKLYERINENSALEDLKDLTGHSSIGKGKKTPVQTSASQDKGNYVISECNDTSSDHSLNTVEKDLHIQGSHCSTYSLMPMTIRKEAVVGLRNYDSNLHLGYNFDFLTSTDCTCGQCQQAIRVVSSSLTEVSEVLSNPSDHNIHRNDKSFPRELLCEQQYTLNDWITVQDKLKKVFSKNRHAIAGALAGIMVSLCLHPVDTVKTIIQADGMVQKSAYCTLKRIISEKGLSGLYRGIAANIASSAPISAIYTFTYESVKGTLLPILPKEYHSFAHCIAGGCSSIATSFVFTPSERIKQQMQVGSQYQNCWNAFVGCLEKGGLPSLYAGWRAVLCRNIPHSIIKFYTYESLKQLSSKPEGGLSTLQTLLCGGLAGSTAALFTTPFDVVKTKLQTQAPGTLRKYNGVGHALQEIARQEGLRGLYRGLTPRLAMYVSQGAIFFASYEFLKAVFALEGPRLPAQVIHDEQRADNST
- the LOC103974761 gene encoding uncharacterized protein LOC103974761 isoform X2 gives rise to the protein MACSHGCAKNDKSSSRYRWAPLDVQSHVPNKISHQKDASRARAKGNARSETKSPIQQVRTSELISAVAGIWDYVADPAVFYSDESLKYHNIHQKENIICYVDRQRNHKPATAKSESFCYGPKSLSSSSSAVSSNFEELKWIKKQLLLPACNRYVGHSFISKHVWLSGFHPHVGNDKMSWSMTPTVKAKLYERINENSALEDLKDLTGHSSIGKGKKTPVQTSASQDKGNYVISECNDTSSDHSLNTVEKDLHIQGSHCSTYSLMPMTIRKEAVVGLRNYDSNLHLGYNFDFLTSTDCTCGQCQQAIRVVSSSLTEVSEVLSNPSDHNIHRNDKSFPRELLCEQQYTLNDWITVQDKLKKADGMVQKSAYCTLKRIISEKGLSGLYRGIAANIASSAPISAIYTFTYESVKGTLLPILPKEYHSFAHCIAGGCSSIATSFVFTPSERIKQQMQVGSQYQNCWNAFVGCLEKGGLPSLYAGWRAVLCRNIPHSIIKFYTYESLKQLSSKPEGGLSTLQTLLCGGLAGSTAALFTTPFDVVKTKLQTQAPGTLRKYNGVGHALQEIARQEGLRGLYRGLTPRLAMYVSQGAIFFASYEFLKAVFALEGPRLPAQVIHDEQRADNST